One genomic window of Polyangium aurulentum includes the following:
- a CDS encoding chemotaxis protein CheW, with protein MTALAARRPVLLVRARAWLCALPAEDVVETMRPLPIEPVAGAPRCVKGIAVIRGEPVPVLSLPLLLGAETPVEGRRMVLVRAGAHRIALEVEDVLDVEELDPANLGGLPPLLSEALPAEVERLGTLDGKALALLDAARLLPEAALRALTGTDAP; from the coding sequence ATGACCGCTCTGGCGGCCAGGCGACCCGTCCTGCTCGTCCGCGCGCGCGCCTGGCTCTGCGCCCTGCCCGCCGAGGACGTCGTGGAGACCATGCGCCCCTTGCCCATCGAGCCCGTGGCGGGCGCCCCGCGGTGCGTGAAGGGCATCGCCGTCATTCGCGGCGAGCCCGTCCCCGTGCTCTCGCTTCCCCTCCTGCTCGGCGCCGAAACGCCCGTCGAGGGCCGGCGCATGGTGCTCGTCCGCGCAGGCGCGCACCGCATCGCGCTCGAGGTCGAGGACGTGCTCGACGTCGAAGAGCTCGACCCCGCAAACCTCGGCGGCCTGCCGCCGCTCCTGTCCGAGGCGCTGCCCGCCGAGGTCGAGCGGCTCGGTACCCTCGACGGCAAAGCCCTCGCGCTGCTCGACGCTGCACGCCTTTTGCCCGAAGCGGCCCTGCGCGCGCTCACCGGGACGGACGCGCCATGA
- a CDS encoding CHASE3 domain-containing protein — MNRSWTLVQEATASSVGILSILVFVGWFLRSNATDMIAENRAVIASQQDLVELAGFLSALDEVETGQRGFVITGEDEFLAPYRAGKAVAAEKVGKLRSLHQDDPAQKARLDELEPLVAERLREIDRVLETRRQAGFEAAQQLVREGRKRGAMDRIRTLVGDLKAHAQADIDRRKTEIEADSSRFLQNLWLGPLGVLVWLAVSTYLILGRLAKKLGIVIQSIQSASSELEATAGQQAKGAKGQVQAAAEVSTTVRELVATSRQIAESAQRVTQIANDTTSAASGGAQTVASAQEAIEAVRRQVDRIVTHMLDLGRRSQEVGGILGIINDLAEQTNILAINATIESVGAGEAGRRFGVVAGEIRKLADRVSGSTKEIRRILEEIRSAANTTVMATEDGAKAADVGARRFVEVAQSFQRIGDLVGNTAEAAREIELSTKQQTSAMEQVATAISDVAVTAQESESGTTQTVSTAAELMVLSRQLGTVFGRQNQAPAT; from the coding sequence ATGAACAGGTCCTGGACCCTCGTACAAGAGGCCACCGCATCGAGCGTTGGCATTCTTTCCATCCTGGTCTTCGTCGGCTGGTTCTTACGCTCGAACGCCACCGACATGATCGCGGAGAACCGCGCCGTGATCGCGTCACAGCAGGACCTCGTCGAGCTCGCAGGCTTCCTCTCGGCCCTGGACGAGGTGGAGACGGGCCAGCGCGGGTTCGTGATCACGGGAGAGGACGAGTTTCTCGCGCCTTACCGCGCGGGCAAGGCGGTGGCGGCGGAGAAGGTCGGGAAATTGCGCTCGCTCCACCAGGACGATCCGGCCCAGAAGGCGCGGCTCGACGAGCTCGAGCCGCTCGTGGCGGAGCGGCTGCGCGAGATCGACCGCGTCCTCGAGACCCGCCGGCAAGCGGGCTTCGAGGCGGCGCAGCAGCTCGTACGCGAAGGGCGCAAGCGGGGGGCGATGGATCGGATCCGCACGCTCGTCGGCGACTTGAAGGCCCACGCGCAGGCGGACATCGACCGGCGCAAGACCGAGATCGAGGCCGATTCGTCGCGTTTCTTGCAGAACCTGTGGCTCGGGCCGCTCGGCGTGCTGGTCTGGCTCGCGGTGTCCACGTACCTGATCCTGGGCAGGCTGGCGAAGAAGCTCGGCATCGTGATCCAGAGCATCCAGAGCGCGTCGAGCGAGCTCGAGGCGACCGCGGGCCAGCAGGCGAAGGGCGCGAAGGGTCAGGTCCAGGCCGCGGCCGAGGTCTCCACCACGGTGCGCGAGCTGGTGGCCACGTCGCGGCAGATCGCCGAGAGCGCGCAGCGGGTCACGCAGATCGCGAACGACACGACCTCGGCGGCCAGCGGCGGCGCGCAGACGGTCGCGAGCGCGCAGGAGGCCATCGAGGCCGTGCGCCGGCAGGTCGACCGCATCGTCACGCACATGCTCGACCTCGGCAGGCGATCGCAGGAGGTCGGCGGCATCCTCGGCATCATCAACGACCTCGCCGAGCAGACGAACATCCTCGCGATCAACGCGACCATCGAGTCTGTCGGCGCGGGCGAGGCAGGCAGGAGGTTCGGCGTCGTGGCCGGTGAGATCCGCAAGCTCGCCGATCGGGTGAGCGGCTCGACCAAGGAGATCCGGCGCATCCTCGAGGAGATCCGCAGCGCCGCGAACACCACGGTCATGGCCACCGAGGACGGCGCCAAGGCGGCCGACGTCGGCGCGCGGCGCTTCGTCGAGGTCGCGCAGAGCTTCCAGCGCATCGGCGATCTCGTGGGCAACACGGCAGAGGCCGCGCGTGAGATCGAGCTGAGCACCAAGCAGCAGACGAGCGCGATGGAGCAAGTCGCGACCGCCATCTCCGACGTCGCGGTGACCGCGCAGGAGAGCGAGTCCGGCACGACGCAGACCGTGAGCACGGCCGCCGAGCTGATGGTCCTCTCCCGGCAGCTCGGCACCGTCTTCGGCCGGCAGAATCAGGCCCCGGCAACGTAA
- a CDS encoding CheR family methyltransferase, which yields MIGPDAVARLEELVEARLGLAASRWQRERLTAVVQAQGPAGWGEAAMLRRVADEITIGETYFFREPAQLDALVRHALPERARMGASSRPLRVLSAGCSSGEEAYSIALAVELQAPHLASRMSIHAIDVSPAAVRKAQKARYTPWALRATPPAIRDRYFRKEGDTFALDDAIRGRVRFEEQNLLEDDPSSSRDGTFDVVFCRNVLIYFTERALRRAVSRFATILSPGGFLFLGHSETLRGVSDEFDLEHVEDAFYYRRKDQLPREARPAAAATLAQKKPSSAPPPPPATTWFEEIRRATERIAQLAEDRDPAPRQSPPAQPKEGAPGASTLARALDLLEAERYDDALVTIAAEEADVPELELCRAVIYGQKGRQRDAERTLSQLLARGQCETGANYLLGLFRENERDVERAVWHYRQAAGGDARFALPHLRLGMLLRRAGDTAAARSELELARSLLAEERRDRIVLFGGGFRRELLLELCNAQIEGLRGE from the coding sequence ATGATCGGCCCAGACGCCGTCGCGCGCCTGGAAGAGCTGGTCGAGGCGCGCCTCGGCCTCGCAGCCTCGCGCTGGCAGCGCGAACGCCTCACCGCGGTCGTGCAAGCGCAGGGGCCCGCAGGCTGGGGAGAAGCCGCCATGCTGCGGCGAGTCGCCGACGAGATCACCATCGGCGAGACGTACTTCTTCCGCGAGCCCGCGCAGCTCGACGCGCTCGTGCGTCACGCGCTCCCCGAGCGAGCACGCATGGGCGCGTCAAGCAGGCCCCTGCGCGTGCTGTCCGCCGGATGCTCGTCCGGCGAGGAGGCTTATTCGATCGCGCTCGCCGTCGAGCTGCAAGCGCCCCACCTCGCCAGCCGCATGTCGATCCACGCGATCGACGTGAGCCCGGCGGCCGTGCGCAAGGCGCAGAAGGCGCGCTACACGCCCTGGGCCCTGCGCGCCACGCCGCCCGCGATCCGCGATCGATACTTCCGCAAGGAGGGCGACACGTTCGCGCTCGACGATGCCATCCGCGGGCGCGTGCGCTTCGAGGAGCAGAACCTGCTCGAGGACGATCCCTCGAGCTCGCGCGACGGCACCTTCGACGTGGTCTTCTGCCGCAACGTGCTCATCTACTTCACCGAGCGCGCCTTGCGCCGCGCCGTCTCACGCTTCGCCACGATCCTCTCGCCCGGCGGCTTCCTCTTCCTCGGCCACAGCGAGACGCTGCGCGGCGTCTCGGACGAGTTCGACCTCGAGCACGTCGAAGACGCGTTCTACTACCGCCGCAAGGACCAACTCCCGCGCGAGGCGCGCCCGGCAGCCGCGGCGACGCTCGCGCAGAAGAAGCCGTCGAGCGCGCCTCCGCCGCCCCCTGCGACGACGTGGTTCGAGGAGATCCGCCGCGCCACCGAGCGCATCGCGCAGCTCGCGGAAGACCGCGATCCTGCCCCGCGCCAGAGCCCGCCCGCGCAGCCGAAGGAGGGCGCGCCGGGCGCCTCGACGCTCGCGCGCGCGCTCGACCTGCTCGAGGCAGAGCGCTACGACGACGCGCTCGTCACGATCGCGGCCGAGGAAGCCGACGTGCCCGAGCTGGAGCTGTGCCGCGCGGTGATCTACGGCCAGAAGGGCCGGCAGCGCGACGCAGAGCGGACGCTGTCGCAGCTCCTCGCGCGAGGCCAATGCGAGACCGGAGCGAACTACCTGCTCGGCCTCTTCCGCGAGAACGAGCGCGACGTCGAGCGCGCCGTCTGGCACTACCGCCAGGCCGCGGGGGGAGACGCGCGCTTCGCCCTGCCGCACTTGCGCCTCGGCATGCTCCTGCGGCGCGCGGGCGATACGGCCGCTGCACGATCGGAGCTGGAGCTCGCGCGCAGCCTGCTCGCCGAGGAGCGGCGAGACCGCATCGTGCTGTTCGGCGGAGGCTTCCGCAGGGAGCTGCTGCTCGAGCTGTGCAACGCGCAGATCGAAGGCTTGCGAGGAGAATAG
- a CDS encoding GNAT family N-acetyltransferase, which yields MKLRPYQPDDREACLAIFDSNSPRYFTPPERDKFAGFLDRLPGRYAVVLDDEGNVVGCGGLAPTVEDPRTASLTWGMVHASLHGKGYGRALTEGRLAWLSEMPEIERVRIDTSHLTEAFYARRGFRTYNRIPDHYREGLHRCDMELVVADLR from the coding sequence ATGAAGCTGCGCCCATACCAACCCGACGACCGCGAGGCCTGCCTCGCCATCTTCGACAGCAACAGCCCGCGCTACTTCACGCCCCCCGAGCGCGACAAGTTCGCCGGGTTTCTCGATCGCTTGCCCGGTCGTTATGCCGTCGTCCTCGATGACGAGGGCAACGTCGTCGGCTGCGGGGGGCTCGCTCCGACCGTGGAAGATCCGCGCACGGCGAGCTTGACCTGGGGCATGGTCCACGCCTCCCTCCACGGCAAGGGCTACGGGCGCGCGCTCACCGAAGGCAGGCTCGCCTGGCTCTCCGAGATGCCCGAGATCGAGCGCGTCCGCATCGATACGAGCCACCTCACGGAGGCGTTTTATGCGCGCCGCGGCTTCCGCACGTACAACCGCATCCCAGACCATTACCGCGAAGGGCTCCACCGCTGCGATATGGAGCTCGTCGTCGCAGACCTGCGCTGA
- a CDS encoding serine/threonine-protein kinase produces the protein MSLVGQQIDRYRLVEKIGAGGMAEVYRANDEVLGRDVAIKLLHPEIARNTEGRQRFVREAQAMARLEHPGIVRVYEVGITEDERPFLVMELLRGGSLADALERFGKLPPYDVARIVAQAARALQAAHDAGFVHGDIKPGNIAVTNLVFDIELKILDFGIARMLAGQDERPGGLAGTPMYMASEQIGRGEISNKVDIYALGVVAYEALTGRRPFEGRSPSEIFRAIVFENFVNPRTLDSSIPQLLEALILDMLAREPMHRPHSMAEVARRAQEIIDWFEQPVQVPPAYASTSFPASAQADRTGGTGGSLGVPMGVRGDWTGAAIGSAGSAPMPALDALKKLIPKKMGPSPDEPPGEAGLPPGLGEEQEAPRAPAELVQAALPVELRPHHEAITRFLMATFARVEAADARGVLRLSNPHRGKIGDYHFLALFMAGASQEAGDRLGTRTFLNYAIPLEARLASFDREERKVVVAIVDSPELGAGVRRKIFEYRKTYSAHVVPLHLAEVRKADREGRAAELFDDRLSEFHTREDLFASREPARDPTRFYGMKRELAELSAALDRDVAFVAVTGPPGSGKTSLVHMAEYGLEGLGAIHLRASEATERRAAAFAKEIVEHLDPNAGAANAEGPLGERIRRAAEAAQEAARKAGQKALLVVEDADWLLAPLVDPAAGEAQREARELVSALGREARRGALAVVFTGFYGFILEKRTVLGWDNPAATIAKIIRLERLDLAATARMLRELGAEMNVVLDEGALAEIHALSGGNIDLARRLASGALERERAARRGGRPLESITVRRSSVREAARALEALPGTFERTMMALLSAVDRPVLQYIAVKRPRSVRDMKTALAGTLAPDACGEAFDRLHEMGFVEVKDGRVRVTIPLLEAWVEGHLENTPGEARRNRHRRAQILAIGASLTALAFGAYWTWFRAKSVLSAPTTLEGCTYRVRFPERGAAQETLAIYVFRECNAGTDPGPIDLFADMGTVAKIDGQDGGKSDVMRCKPGSDCRMVGVPVTLVSPGEDEYRFRTEVRSKASASPLFVDVRIKDDPLAAMKRTFDGAIKVATALPALLGVLLAFYRDMIEAVRRLWMPPSGADEGR, from the coding sequence ATGAGCCTCGTGGGCCAGCAGATCGATCGCTACCGGCTGGTCGAGAAGATCGGCGCTGGCGGCATGGCCGAGGTCTACCGCGCAAACGACGAGGTCCTGGGGCGGGACGTCGCCATCAAGCTCCTGCATCCGGAGATCGCCCGGAACACGGAGGGGCGGCAGCGATTCGTGCGCGAGGCCCAGGCCATGGCGAGGCTCGAGCATCCGGGCATCGTGCGGGTCTACGAGGTGGGCATCACGGAGGACGAGCGCCCGTTCCTCGTGATGGAGCTGCTGCGAGGCGGTAGCCTGGCAGACGCCCTTGAACGCTTCGGAAAACTACCGCCTTACGACGTGGCCCGCATCGTGGCGCAAGCCGCGCGGGCGCTCCAGGCGGCGCACGATGCGGGGTTCGTCCATGGGGACATCAAGCCCGGCAATATCGCCGTCACCAATTTGGTCTTTGATATCGAGTTGAAGATTCTCGATTTCGGGATCGCGAGGATGCTCGCGGGGCAGGACGAACGTCCGGGGGGGCTCGCCGGGACGCCCATGTACATGGCGTCGGAGCAGATTGGACGGGGCGAGATCTCGAACAAGGTCGACATCTACGCGCTGGGGGTCGTGGCCTATGAGGCCCTCACCGGACGGCGGCCGTTCGAAGGCCGAAGCCCCTCGGAGATTTTCAGAGCCATTGTGTTTGAGAATTTCGTAAATCCGCGCACGTTAGACAGCTCCATCCCGCAGCTCCTGGAGGCGCTGATCCTCGACATGCTGGCTCGAGAACCCATGCACAGGCCCCACTCCATGGCGGAGGTGGCCCGGCGCGCGCAGGAGATCATCGATTGGTTCGAGCAGCCCGTGCAGGTCCCGCCGGCGTACGCATCGACGAGCTTTCCGGCGAGCGCGCAGGCGGATCGGACGGGCGGCACTGGCGGATCGCTGGGCGTTCCCATGGGCGTGCGGGGAGATTGGACGGGCGCCGCCATCGGTTCCGCCGGTTCCGCCCCAATGCCGGCGCTCGATGCGCTCAAGAAGCTGATCCCCAAGAAAATGGGGCCGTCACCCGACGAGCCGCCTGGCGAGGCGGGGCTCCCTCCAGGTCTCGGGGAGGAGCAGGAGGCGCCTCGCGCGCCCGCAGAGCTCGTCCAGGCCGCGTTACCCGTCGAATTGCGTCCGCACCACGAGGCCATCACGCGCTTTTTGATGGCCACGTTCGCGCGGGTCGAGGCGGCGGACGCGCGCGGGGTCCTGCGCCTGTCGAATCCCCACCGAGGGAAGATCGGGGACTACCACTTCCTGGCCCTCTTCATGGCCGGCGCCTCGCAAGAGGCGGGCGACAGGCTCGGCACGCGGACGTTTCTCAATTACGCCATTCCGCTCGAGGCCCGCCTCGCGTCCTTCGACAGGGAGGAGCGCAAGGTCGTCGTCGCCATCGTCGACTCGCCCGAGCTCGGCGCGGGCGTTCGCCGCAAGATATTCGAATATCGCAAGACCTACAGCGCGCACGTCGTGCCCCTGCACCTCGCCGAGGTGCGCAAGGCGGACCGCGAGGGGCGCGCCGCGGAGCTGTTCGACGATCGCCTGTCCGAGTTCCATACCCGCGAGGACCTCTTCGCGAGCCGCGAGCCGGCGCGCGACCCGACGCGCTTTTATGGGATGAAGCGCGAGCTCGCAGAGCTGTCGGCCGCGCTCGATCGTGACGTGGCGTTCGTCGCGGTGACAGGGCCGCCCGGATCGGGCAAGACGTCGCTCGTGCACATGGCCGAGTATGGCCTGGAGGGGCTCGGCGCGATTCACCTGCGCGCGAGCGAGGCCACCGAGCGCAGGGCAGCGGCCTTCGCCAAGGAGATCGTCGAGCACCTCGACCCGAACGCCGGGGCGGCGAACGCCGAGGGCCCGCTGGGCGAGCGGATCCGACGCGCCGCCGAGGCCGCGCAAGAGGCAGCCCGGAAGGCGGGGCAAAAGGCGCTGCTCGTGGTCGAGGACGCCGATTGGCTGCTCGCTCCCCTCGTCGATCCGGCGGCGGGCGAAGCGCAGCGCGAGGCGCGCGAGCTGGTCTCGGCGCTCGGTCGAGAGGCGCGGCGCGGCGCGCTCGCCGTGGTGTTCACGGGCTTTTACGGGTTCATCCTGGAGAAGCGCACCGTTCTCGGCTGGGACAACCCGGCGGCGACCATTGCAAAGATCATCCGGCTCGAGCGGCTGGACCTGGCGGCGACGGCGCGAATGCTCCGGGAGCTCGGCGCGGAGATGAACGTCGTGCTCGACGAGGGCGCGCTCGCCGAGATCCATGCGCTGTCGGGGGGGAATATCGACCTCGCGCGGCGCCTCGCGAGCGGCGCGCTCGAGCGGGAGCGGGCTGCGCGGCGGGGCGGGCGGCCGCTCGAGTCGATCACCGTGCGGCGCTCCTCGGTGCGCGAGGCTGCGCGCGCGCTCGAGGCCTTGCCGGGGACGTTCGAGAGGACGATGATGGCATTGCTCTCGGCCGTCGATCGCCCCGTGCTGCAATACATTGCCGTGAAGCGACCGCGCTCGGTGCGCGACATGAAGACGGCGCTCGCCGGGACGCTCGCGCCCGACGCCTGCGGCGAGGCCTTCGACCGGCTGCACGAGATGGGCTTCGTCGAGGTGAAGGACGGCCGCGTGCGGGTGACGATCCCGCTGCTCGAGGCGTGGGTCGAGGGGCACCTCGAGAACACGCCGGGGGAGGCGCGCCGAAATCGCCACCGACGCGCGCAGATCCTGGCCATCGGCGCGTCGCTCACGGCCCTGGCGTTCGGGGCCTACTGGACGTGGTTCCGGGCGAAGAGCGTGCTGAGCGCTCCGACGACCCTGGAGGGCTGCACCTACCGGGTCCGATTTCCAGAGCGAGGCGCTGCCCAGGAGACGCTCGCGATATACGTGTTTCGCGAGTGCAATGCCGGAACCGACCCAGGGCCCATCGATTTGTTCGCGGACATGGGAACGGTGGCCAAGATCGATGGCCAGGATGGTGGCAAGTCCGACGTCATGCGCTGCAAGCCGGGGAGCGACTGTCGCATGGTCGGTGTGCCGGTGACCTTGGTCTCGCCGGGGGAGGACGAATACAGATTCCGCACCGAGGTGAGGTCGAAAGCGAGCGCGTCCCCGCTCTTCGTCGACGTACGGATCAAGGACGACCCTCTCGCCGCGATGAAGCGAACATTCGACGGCGCGATCAAGGTGGCCACGGCGCTGCCAGCGCTGCTGGGCGTGTTGCTCGCGTTCTACCGGGACATGATCGAGGCCGTGCGACGCTTGTGGATGCCGCCAAGCGGCGCGGATGAGGGGCGATAG